A DNA window from Trypanosoma brucei brucei TREU927 chromosome 10, whole genome shotgun sequence contains the following coding sequences:
- a CDS encoding chaperone protein DnaJ: MDIDSPYKILGIPQSASVADIRAAFRRLALTTHPDKQGSNTSGGEAQMMLYSSHPFYVIKEASDILLDPVRRAEYDEGQQRMYARSIGVVSDVHDISDFRLVEERKALCSEDRVCGDVTIQVYEMECRCGGAFEIFLVKGEEGNMDKLCGCDSCSLIVSVRRQTQQ; encoded by the coding sequence ATGGACATAGATTCCCCCTATAAAATTTTGGGAATACCGCAATCGGCTTCAGTGGCAGATATTCGAGCAGCTTTTAGGCGTTTGGCTCTAACGACACACCCGGACAAACAGGGCTCCAACACCTCGGGGGGTGAAGCACAAATGATGCTTTACTCTTCTCACCCATTTTATGTGATCAAAGAGGCATCAGATATACTTCTGGATCCGGTGCGGCGTGCAGAGTACGATGAAGGTCAGCAACGGATGTATGCACGCTCCATCGGGGTCGTAAGCGACGTCCACGACATCAGTGACTTTCGTCTTGTagaggagaggaaagcaCTGTGCAGTGAAGACAGGGTATGTGGTGATGTGACAATACAAGTTTACGAGATGGAGTGCCGCTGTGGTGGGGCGTTTGAGATTTTTTTGGTTAAGGGTGAGGAGGGTAATATGGATAAGCTCTGCGGATGCGATTCTTGTTCTTTAATAGTTTCTGTAAGGCGACAAACCCAGCAGTGA